Sequence from the Bacteroidales bacterium genome:
TGAAGATTTAGAAACCGCGTTGGAAAAAGCATAATGACAAAAGACAGTTTATTAAAAAAACTTTCGGAAGATATTCGTTATCAGGAAGGGCTAACAGCATGTATCAATTGTGGTACATGCACTGCCATTTGTCCGGCTGCACAGTTTTATGATTACGACCCGCGAATGGTTGCCGATACACTTCAACATAAAGATGAAGCAGAACTTGAAGCATTGTTAAAAGGTGATACCATCTGGATGTGTGGCGAATGCCTTTCATGTAAAACACGCTGCCCGAGAAGCAACGTACCGGGATATTTAATACAAGCGCTGCGTGCGCTTTCAATTGAAACCGGATTTTTTGCTGAATCGGAAAAAGGCAGACAACAACTGGCCATTAAAAGAACTGTCGGAGAACATATACTTCAATATGGGTACTGTGTTCATATTGATGAAGTAAATACTCAAATGTATCCAGAACAAGGTCCCGTTTGGGATTGGCTGAAATTGAACCGCGAGACAATTCTCAAAAAACTTGGAGCTAATTATAATGAAAATGGAGCCGGAACATTAAGAAAAACTTCAGACGAATCGATGAATGATTTAAGAAATATTTTCCGGGTTACAGGAGCAATAGAACGTTTTGATAAAATTGAAAAATATTCCGAAAAGAAAGCATCGGAACTGGGAATTCAATTCAGCGAAGGAAAAGATAATGATTATTTCAGGTATGTGTATTCAAATGAAAAGCCGGAGGAACAATGATTGCTAAGGGTAAAAATATTTGCTGGGAAAATTATCAGAAAGAAATTGCCGACGATCATTTTTATTTTGCAAGAAGTTGTATTCGTCAGAATTTTTTCCCGGCATCGGAAACTTTTTTTCTTAAAATATTAAAAGACATTTTACATAAAGATATTTTCGATGACCCGAATCAAACAACATGTACAGGCATTGCTTATCATTCGGGAATAGTTCCTATGGAAACTACCATGACTGTTGTTGCGCGGCAATTCGCATTGATGAATGAAGCCGGGTATGGAAATTTTGTATGCTCTTGTGTTACGTCTTTTGGTATCTATTCAGAAATGGTTGAAACATGGAAACATTTTCCTGAATTGGAAAAGAAAACCAGGAAAATGCTAAAAGAATCTACCGGGAAAGATTTTGTAATACCGAAAAATCTTGTTCACACCAGTGATATTATTTATAAGTTCCGAAAAGAAATTTCAGAAAAAGCGAAATATCGTTTGGTTAATAAATTAACAGGACAACCCTTAAAAATTGTTGACCATATTGGATGCCATTACGCAAAAATATTTCCCGAAAAAGGAATTGGCGGAGCGGAATACCCCTACGTACTTGCCGGAATGATTGATGACTGGGGCGGTGCACAGGTTGATTATCCCGAACGTCGCCATTGTTGCGGATTTGGATTCAGGCAATACCTGGTTCAATCGAACAGGGGATATTCTGTATCGAACAGTAAAAGAAAATTGGATTCTATGAAGCCGTATAATCCTGATGCAATAATTACCAATTGTCCGGGATGTAATTTTTTTCTCGACCGCTGGCAATATGTGATCAGTGAAATGGAAGGAACTACATATGCGCAAAATAATTATGGCATTCCTGTTTTAACTTATGAAGAACTCGCGGGACTGGTACTTGGTTATGCCCCATGGGAACTAGGGCTTCAGCTTCACCAGGTTGCGGTGGAACCATTGCTTGATAAAATAGGAATTGGATATGATGCAAAAGAAAAATACAAAGGGGCCAATGGAGAAAACATTGGAGAACCAATTTCTGCATCAGTATTAAAAAATAATTAATTTATTTTATCGTGATCCAATCCATAAACAAACAGATTCCTGTTATCGATATTTATAAATGCACTAAATGCGGGAATTGTATTAAAGCCTGTCCAAATATGGCAATAATAAAATCTGTCGGTTACGATTGTTCAAAATGTATCAAGTATTGCATTACAATGCCCGTCAATTGTGTCCAGGAACATTATATCATTTATAATGAAATTTGCGATGGGTGTGGGTTATGTATCCCTGTTTGTAAAAGCGAATCCATTTATTGGAATAAAAAAGTTGAATGATGCATTTTAAAAAAAATAAATGATAATATTATAAATTTATATTTTTGGAAACTAATGGAAGATATTACAGAAAAAAGAGATAACCTTGCAAAGCAAAGAACACATTTAGCTAATGAAAGAACTTTGCTTTCTTATATAAGGACATTTCTGGCTTTATCAGGATTTGGAATCCTGCTTATAAAATATGAAAGCAGAGATATATCTGTAATTATCGGGTATCTTTTAATTATTATTGCCGCAATTTTATTAACTATAGGCATTCTGAGATTTCTAATTCAAAAAAAACAAATCAATAAATTTTGAAAAACAAATCTTACAAAAATATTATTTCAATTTTTTTATTGGGGATATTTCTTTTACCAACAATAATTAAACTTGAGCATCATCATGAACATTATATTTATAAATCGGATAATAAAAAACATATTCATGAATTTCACCATAAGTGCGAGATTTGTAAATTTGAATTTTCAACATATACTCCATCCCCTGTTAAAACTGCTAATTCAAAAAATGTAATAAATTATTTCTACAATAATATTTATACTTCTGCTGTTTTTATTGAGCAAAATATTTTATCATTTTCTTTACGCGCCCCTCCGTTAGTATAAAATTCCATACTAACTTATAAAAACATATTCCAATATTTTAAACTTTTCAAAACAAAAATGTTTTGAAAGAATTAGTATTAACCATATAACGTAAACAAAATGAAAAAAATAATTTTCATATGTGTTTTGGTGTTATCATTCCAATTCACATTTTCTCAAAATTCAATTAAAGGAAAAATCATTGATACAGATAATAAGCCGCTAACCGGTGCAACAATATTTTTGACTGAGCTTAATAAAAGCACTATATCAAACCAAAACGGTGAATTCTTTTTAAATAATTTACCAAATGGGAAAATTAAAATACAGGTTTCATTCATTGGTTATGCAAATGCAATAGAAACAATATTTCTAAATAATAAAAACGTTGAACTAAATATTACGATGAAAGAAACAGCAATAGAAACAGAAGAAATTGTTGTTTCAGGCGGATACAGTTCTACACAACATGACAATGCCGTAAAAATTGATGTACTTAAACTTAATGAACGCATAAATACAGTAAGTCCAAATTTCACAGAAATACTCACTAAAGTACCCGGAGTTGATATGATTTCAAAAGGAAATGGTGTTTCAAAACCAGTAATAAGGGGATTGGGAATGGACAATGTTGTGATATTAAATAACGGTGTAAGGTTTGAAAACTACCAGTATTCCGATCATCACCCACTGGGTATTGATGAATTCGGAATAGAAGATGTTGAAATCATTAAGGGTCCAGCTTCACTGCTTTATGGTTCCGATGCCATAGGCGGAGTAATTAATTTCATTAAAGAAAAACCCGCAGCAATAGGTAAAATTCAAGGCGATTATAACCTACAACTTTTTTCAAATTCGCTTGGCGCCGAAAATAATTTAGGGATTAAAGGCGCTTCAAAAAAATTATTCGGGGGAATACGTTTCGGAAATAAAACAAATGCCGATTATTTACAGGGTGGTGGTAACTTTGTTCCCAACACCAGATTCAATGAAATTTCACTGAAAGCAAATGGAGGATATAGCAGTAAAATTGGAATTTTTAAAATGTTTTACGATTATAATCAACAAAAATTAGGTTTGGCAGAAGATGAACCTATAGAAGAAATTACATCACGCGGACGTAAGAATGAAATATGGTACGAGCAAATGAATAACCACTTGCTTTCGTCGCAAAACAGAATATTCCTGAATAAATATAAACTGGAAATTAATGCGGCGCTTCAGTCAGCCGATTTAATTCACTATGCAGACATTGATATTACAGAAATTTCAATGAATCTTAAAACACTAACTTATGAAACAAAACTTTATTTACCTTCCAACGAAAAGTCGGAATATATTATCGGGAT
This genomic interval carries:
- a CDS encoding 4Fe-4S dicluster domain-containing protein gives rise to the protein MTKDSLLKKLSEDIRYQEGLTACINCGTCTAICPAAQFYDYDPRMVADTLQHKDEAELEALLKGDTIWMCGECLSCKTRCPRSNVPGYLIQALRALSIETGFFAESEKGRQQLAIKRTVGEHILQYGYCVHIDEVNTQMYPEQGPVWDWLKLNRETILKKLGANYNENGAGTLRKTSDESMNDLRNIFRVTGAIERFDKIEKYSEKKASELGIQFSEGKDNDYFRYVYSNEKPEEQ
- a CDS encoding 4Fe-4S binding protein, giving the protein MAIIKSVGYDCSKCIKYCITMPVNCVQEHYIIYNEICDGCGLCIPVCKSESIYWNKKVE
- a CDS encoding DUF202 domain-containing protein, which translates into the protein MEDITEKRDNLAKQRTHLANERTLLSYIRTFLALSGFGILLIKYESRDISVIIGYLLIIIAAILLTIGILRFLIQKKQINKF
- a CDS encoding heterodisulfide reductase-related iron-sulfur binding cluster, whose translation is MIAKGKNICWENYQKEIADDHFYFARSCIRQNFFPASETFFLKILKDILHKDIFDDPNQTTCTGIAYHSGIVPMETTMTVVARQFALMNEAGYGNFVCSCVTSFGIYSEMVETWKHFPELEKKTRKMLKESTGKDFVIPKNLVHTSDIIYKFRKEISEKAKYRLVNKLTGQPLKIVDHIGCHYAKIFPEKGIGGAEYPYVLAGMIDDWGGAQVDYPERRHCCGFGFRQYLVQSNRGYSVSNSKRKLDSMKPYNPDAIITNCPGCNFFLDRWQYVISEMEGTTYAQNNYGIPVLTYEELAGLVLGYAPWELGLQLHQVAVEPLLDKIGIGYDAKEKYKGANGENIGEPISASVLKNN
- a CDS encoding TonB-dependent receptor codes for the protein MKKIIFICVLVLSFQFTFSQNSIKGKIIDTDNKPLTGATIFLTELNKSTISNQNGEFFLNNLPNGKIKIQVSFIGYANAIETIFLNNKNVELNITMKETAIETEEIVVSGGYSSTQHDNAVKIDVLKLNERINTVSPNFTEILTKVPGVDMISKGNGVSKPVIRGLGMDNVVILNNGVRFENYQYSDHHPLGIDEFGIEDVEIIKGPASLLYGSDAIGGVINFIKEKPAAIGKIQGDYNLQLFSNSLGAENNLGIKGASKKLFGGIRFGNKTNADYLQGGGNFVPNTRFNEISLKANGGYSSKIGIFKMFYDYNQQKLGLAEDEPIEEITSRGRKNEIWYEQMNNHLLSSQNRIFLNKYKLEINAALQSADLIHYADIDITEISMNLKTLTYETKLYLPSNEKSEYIIGIQGLNQVNKNFNHAEVILLPDAHTDNYSAFTLLQYTVFKKLKLQTGIRYDYKLISTEAVGQTSDYNYREALNINYNSFSGSIGTTYNLSEKILFRTNFATAYRTPNLAELTSNGIHEIRYELGNSSLSPQNAYETDMSMHYHVNDFTLDIAGFYNIINKYIYISPTNDTIASGETIYKYMQSDAVLYGGETGIHFHPKKIKWLHLESKFSTVTGKQINGNHLPYIPAKKLSFEIMAEKEKISFLHDVFIKIISSTAFEQNDPSPEEEEAPGYSLFNLGTGASIKSGKQMISLAFGVNNIFDKKYIDHLSTLKEVGFYNPGRNFTLSVKIPFEF